One Mercurialis annua linkage group LG3, ddMerAnnu1.2, whole genome shotgun sequence DNA window includes the following coding sequences:
- the LOC130015244 gene encoding uncharacterized protein LOC130015244 produces the protein MAAQMFRPKDIMSSPYFVHPGENPSLILVSNLLDGSNYHSWFRSMRMALISKNKFKFVDGSIVIPQADDDTFAVWERCNTLVMSWLYRSLTQTIADSISCLDTAYEIWKDLKDRFSQGDSGRIGDIQEEIYSFKQGSMSITKYFTHLKTLWDELLNLRSIPICHCEPKCPRGISETIKMIQSSDQVIKFLKGLNENFSPVRTQIIMQEPLPAINKAFSMVIQYERQLATANKAGGDSNVFMAKGSNESDYDIDYESNICYARGRGMGNFRGNFQRRGGFNNFYQGTKQKLCSYCGNSGHTVDYCYRKHGFPPGFQPKKPDNAYANHAQSEQQDFQDYDDDISIMQRGNYKQEVTKVNMNTESTAISGVHTGHTFTFTPEQYQKIMSLIQPGPNEAGPSQVNSLVASFKPPEDKQVNHVNVRFPNGSLIPVTHIGSVQLSDELLLHNVLYVPMFNFNLISDMDTWKRIGSAEKKEPSSQLRSTTRADRHRVDQKQGHGISIVHLNRRQTINTSFPDRQKSDKGLKRLMSISRDTYTGDESDPPSKSEPVPKLGVMAPHHFVISHPSPSQNLSIVLAKVPCHHAL, from the exons ATGGCAGCTCAGATGTTTAGACCAAAAGATATTATGTCCAGTCCGTATTTTGTACATCCTGGTGAGAATCCCTCACTCATTTTAGTCTCAAATTTGTTAGATGGAAGCAATTATCACTCGTGGTTCAGATCAATGCGTATGGCATTGATTTCCAAAAACAAGTTTAAGTTTGTTGATGGTTCAATTGTTATACCTCAAGCTGATGATGATACTTTTGCTGTTTGGGAGAGGTGTAACACTCTAGTCATGTCTTGGTTATATAGATCATTGACTCAGACTATTGCTGATAGCATATCCTGCCTTGACACTGCATATGAAATATGGAAAGATTTGAAAGATAGGTTCTCACAAGGGGATTCTGGAAGGATTGGGGACATACAAGAAGAAATATACAGTTTTAAACAGGGTTCAATGTCAATAACTAAGTATTTTACTCATCTGAAGACTCTTTGGGATGAGTTACTCAATCTGAGATCAATTCCTATTTGTCACTGTGAACCTAAGTGCCCCCGTGGAATATCAGAAACAATTAAAATGATTCAGTCAAGTGATCAGgtaataaaatttttaaaaggcTTGAATGAGAATTTCTCTCCTGTTAGAACACAGATAATAATGCAGGAACCTCTTCCTGCAATCAATAAGGCTTTCTCTATGGTGATTCAATATGAAAGGCAGTTGGCAACTGCAAACAAAGCAGGTGGTGATTCAAATGTCTTTATGGCAAAAGGAAGCAATGAGTCTGATTATGATATAGACTATGAGTCTAATATCTGCTATGCAAGAGGAAGGGGCATGGGCAATTTTAGAGGAAACTTTCAAAGAAGAGGAGGTTTCAACAACTTTTATCAAGGCACAAAACAGAAATTATGCTCATATTGTGGAAACTCAGGACACACTGTGGACTATTGTTACAGGAAACATGGATTTCCTCCTGGCTTTCAACCAAAGAAACCTGATAATGCATATGCAAATCATGCTCAATCTGAACAACAGGATTTTCAGGATTATGATGATGACATATCAATAATGCAGAGAGGAAACTATAAGCAAGAAGTGACAAAGGTTAACATGAACACTGAATCAACTGCCATCTCTGGTGTTCATACAGGACACACTTTCACTTTTACTCCAGAACAGTATCAGAAAATTATGTCTTTAATTCAACCAGGACCAAATGAAGCAGGGCCTTCTCAAGTGAATTCTCTTGTGGCATCATTCAAACCACCAGAGGATAAACAAG TGAATCATGTTAATGTAAGGTTTCCAAATGGATCACTTATTCCTGTTACACACATAGGCTCAGTACAATTAAGTGATGAACTTTTGTTACACAATGTGCTCTATGTGCCTATGTTCAACTTCAATCTTATCTCT GACATGGATACATGGAAGAGGATTGGTTCAGCTGAAAAGAAAGAGCCTTCAAGCCAGCTGAGAAGTACTACTCGGGCAGACAGACATAGAGTAGACCAGAAGCAGGGGCATGGAATTAGCATTGTGCACCTCAACCG GAGGCAAACTATAAACACCTCTTTTCCGGACAGGCagaaaagtgataagggactaaAGCGTTTGATGAGTATTTCCAGAGACACCTATACGGGTGACGAGAGTGATCCGCCA TCGAAATCCGAACCCGTGCCGAAATTAGGAGTTATGGCGCCACACCATTTT GTAATTTCCCACCCCAGTCCTAGTCAGAATCTCTCTATCGTGTTAGCAAAAGTGCCATGTCATCATGCGCTCTAA
- the LOC126673619 gene encoding uncharacterized protein LOC126673619 isoform X1 — MDKGKEKEDPVQRGNQKERSKNYRPRCQVWVDVELTGTDPITTNGGKCIKWYWYLDENQNLTVNEIGERVRSLGYPEVSRIGYYEPSGDWHTITLVKNYEDVRRLLIEGNDFGYVQMFIECERLTVEFEHFDTDESVRDAIMSNEAEKEAENAASEMEIDNKGEESDSIYVCDSEANTDDVSVSDGGSDFDEEYAMPRKKRKNL; from the exons ATGgataaaggaaaagaaaaagaagaccCCGTTCAAAGAGGAAATCAAAAAGAAAGGTCCAAAAATTACAG ACCACGGTGTCAAGTATGGGTCGATGTAGAGTTGACCGGGACAGACCCTATTACAACAAATGGAGGGAAATGCATCAAATGGTACTGGTATTTAGATGAGAATCAGAATCTTACAGTCAATGAAATAGGAGAAAGGGTTAGGAGTTTGGGGTACCCGGAAGTTAGTAGAATTGGTTACTACGAACCTAGCGGGGATTGGCATACGATAACGCTTGTGAAGAATTATGAAGATGTCAGACGGTTGTTAATTGAGGGTAATGATTTTGGCTATGTTCAGATGTTTATTGAGTGCGAGAGGCTGACTGTAGAGTTTGAACATTTTGATACAGATGAAAGTGTACGCGATGCGATAATGAGCAACGAGGCTGAGAAGGAAGCTGAAAATGCAGCCAGTGAAATGGAGATTGATAATAAAGGTGAAGAGTCTGATAGCATATATGTATGCGACAGCGAAGCAAACACAGATGATGTTAGTGTTAGCGATGGTGGGAGTGATTTTGATGAAGAGTACGCAATGCcaaggaaaaaaagaaaaaatttataa
- the LOC126675102 gene encoding uncharacterized protein LOC126675102, producing the protein MSENALKDLNTLPGSERKNESSSKGSFTKPCTENTNENVEKCVKKNSSSVVSADGTVNPEVEVANTEVEYIESENLSDVEDLDTCLKTLLCGLDSKDWVLVCESLNNTRRLSLFHKEALLDMLGDVVPLIVKSLKNPRSALCKTAIMTSADIFNAYNDQIIESLDPLLLQLLLKSSQDKRFVCEAAERALVAMTTCVSPTLLLPKLKPYLKHRNPRIRAKASMYFSRSVPRLGSEGIKSYGIDELIQVAASQLCDQLPESREAARTLLLELQTVHEKSNDVTPTASEDSATVSEDSELSSWEHLCQSKLSPLSAQAVLRVTNIAREGLVLGS; encoded by the exons ATGTCGGAGAACGCTCTCAAAGATCTGAACACGCTACCCGGATCTGAAAGGAAGAATGAAAGCTCTAGTAAAGGGAGTTTTACTAAACCTTGCACTGAGAACACGAATGAAAATGTTGAAAAGTGTGTAAAGAAAAACTCTAGCTCAGTGGTTTCTGCTGATGGCACTGTGAATCCTGAAGTGGAAGTAGCTAATACAGAGGTAGAATATATCGAGTCTGAGAATCTGAGTGATGTAGAGGATCTTGATACGTGTTTGAAG ACACTCCTGTGTGGACTAGACTCTAAAGATTGGGTTCTGGTTTGCGAATCACTGAACAATACACGTCGGTTGTCCCTATTTCATAAGGAAGCATTGCTTGATATGCT GGGGGATGTAGTACCACTCATCGTGAAGTCGCTGAAGAATCCGAGAAGTGCTCTTTGTAAAACTGCAATTATGACTTCTGCTGATATATTCAATGCATACAATGATCAGATAATTGAATCGCTGGATCCTCTG CTTCTACAGCTCCTTCTCAAGTCTTCACAGGATAAACGATTTGTATGTGAGGCGGCTGAAAGAGCTCTGGTTGCAATGACAACCTGTGTTTCCCCTACACTGTTGTTGCCGAAGCTAAAGCCATATCTTAAGCATAGGAATCCTCGAATTCGAGCTAAAGCATCCATGTACTTCTCTAGAAGTGTACCACGACTG GGTTCTGAAGGAATCAAATCCTACGGGATTGACGAATTGATTCAGGTGGCTGCATCACAGCTCTGTGACCAACTTCCTGAATCAAGGGAGGCTGCTCGAACCCTGCTGTTGGAGCTGCAAACTGTTCATGAGAAGTCAAACGATGTCACACCTACCGCATCTGAGGATTCAGCGACAGTATCTGAGGATTCTGAGTTGAGTTCTTGGGAACACTTGTGTCAATCAAAACTGTCTCCTTTAAGCGCACAAGCTGTGCTTCGCGTGACCAACATTGCTCGTGAGGGTCTTGTATTGGGTTCATAA
- the LOC126673619 gene encoding uncharacterized protein LOC126673619 isoform X2 — protein MDKGKEKEDPVQRGNQKERSKNYRPRCQVWVDVELTGTDPITTNGGKCIKWYWYLDENQNLTVNEIGERVRSLGYPEVSRIGYYEPSGDWHTITLVKNYEDVRRLLIEDESVRDAIMSNEAEKEAENAASEMEIDNKGEESDSIYVCDSEANTDDVSVSDGGSDFDEEYAMPRKKRKNL, from the exons ATGgataaaggaaaagaaaaagaagaccCCGTTCAAAGAGGAAATCAAAAAGAAAGGTCCAAAAATTACAG ACCACGGTGTCAAGTATGGGTCGATGTAGAGTTGACCGGGACAGACCCTATTACAACAAATGGAGGGAAATGCATCAAATGGTACTGGTATTTAGATGAGAATCAGAATCTTACAGTCAATGAAATAGGAGAAAGGGTTAGGAGTTTGGGGTACCCGGAAGTTAGTAGAATTGGTTACTACGAACCTAGCGGGGATTGGCATACGATAACGCTTGTGAAGAATTATGAAGATGTCAGACGGTTGTTAATTGAGG ATGAAAGTGTACGCGATGCGATAATGAGCAACGAGGCTGAGAAGGAAGCTGAAAATGCAGCCAGTGAAATGGAGATTGATAATAAAGGTGAAGAGTCTGATAGCATATATGTATGCGACAGCGAAGCAAACACAGATGATGTTAGTGTTAGCGATGGTGGGAGTGATTTTGATGAAGAGTACGCAATGCcaaggaaaaaaagaaaaaatttataa